actgtcattgtacactcttaaaaataaaggttctttactggCATCAATGATTCCATGAAGaaactttaacatccatggaatctttccaaTACACAAAAGGTTCTTGATATTGGAACAATGTTCTTCACACcaagaaaaatggttcttttaataactgtttactgaatgttttttgtttttttttgtggaaccaattggttcttctatggcattgctgcAAAAACCCCTTttggaacatttatttttataagtgCATGGCCATGTTTtctatgttccacagaagaaataaagtcaaacaggtttagaatgacatgagagtgagtaaatgatgacagaaagttaataaaaaacatattcagTTGCAGCCCAGTGGGAATGTCCAAAGCTGTAAATACATCcatattgtgttgttttatagCCACACTGAGAAGAATTGACCTGACCGGCAATCTGATCTCTGAAATAGAAGATGGAGCCTTTTCAAAACTCGACCAGCTTGAGGAACTAACGCTAGCTGAGAACAAACTGGTCAAACTGCCAATGCTGCCAGCTAAACTTGTGTCTCTCAACGTCAACCACAATCTACTTAAAACAAAGGGaataaaagcaaacatttttaaGGTAAAAGTGAATAAAAGAAAGAATCTGAAATAATACATTGTTATGTTTACTCATAAGTGGCTTCTATCTTTTGCACTAGAAACTCACCAAGCTATCATACCTGTACCTCGGAGAAAATGGGCTGGAGGCCATCCCCCTGCTGCCAGAAAGCCTCCGCGTGGTTCATCTGCACGTATGGTCATCACTATTGTAATCTCAATATAGTCTATGTATAGACTGTGGTATTTAGTGTGTCCCTATATGtgtaaattctttttaaatcattttcagaACAACAACATAACGTCACTGACGGATGACACATTCTGCAAAGGAAATAACACGCACTACATCAGATACAACATGCAGGAGGTTCGGCTGGATGGAAACCCGATAACATTGGCCCAGCATCCCAACAGCTTCATCTGTCTGAGAGCTCTACCAATTGGACACTACAAGTGATCCGCTGAGAAGAAGAAAATGTTCCTTAAGACATCGTCCAACTGGCAACCACTGTTAAGATGTTAGACAACACATTCACAAAGACTTAACAGCTTAATAAAGAATTTTGACTTTTGAGTGCATTTAGACATTTAAGatcatttacataatttgtTAGAAGCATGTACAGACAATAACAACTTtttcttgacttttttttttttttacagtgtaatcattttgttaatgtttttgcaaGTAAAAATTGTAGTAATGTCTGTGAACTTTTTGGAAAAAGATATTGTTACTGTTACTGATATCCAATGCtggtaaataaattcatttaggGCTGACATATTTGTTGGACTTTATCTATCAAAGTATGCACTACAATAGATCATCTTTTTTCCTGTTTCCACTAAaactgggtaaaaaaaaaaataggtaaagaataaatatattctcATAATTATGTCTTAGCATATACTGATAAAGTCTATCATAAAAATGACTTAGGAACTatgaaagtttctcattattgtaAATCATTATAACAACATACTGTCAAGATTATTATTAGATACGATaattagatatttttttcttctcattttaatgatataaactCATTATAAAAATTTTCATTGTGATAATGAGCAATAATTACAAGAAATGTATATTCTCATAAATAAGAAACTTTCCCAATATAATGAGATGctaagtcataattgtgagaaagtttctcattattatgacttacagaaactttttttaattattttttttactttttacaagcTTCCAAAGTGTATTATTTAGAATCACAGAACAGACAGAccattttttttgtgtaaatagCCATCTTTATCTTTCAGACAATACGAAAAAAAATCATCTTCCTTACAGAAACAAACATTGGCAGCCTTCTGCACCTCATTTGTCCTCACAATTACGCAGTCCGTGTCACAGCTGTCCTACAGTTGATGTATAATAACATCCCCATTTTTGAATGATATCAAAAGTGTGTTAGTGTGAAAAAGTCtcataactgtttttatttcagtctcTTTATCATTTCCAGTGTGTTCTGATGATCTCATTTGGCTTCAGAGTCTGTGAGCACAAAGCCCTCCTCAATCTTGTGCTGGTATTCCCTCTCCGATTGTTTTCTTCTGTAGACATCATCTATGAAgccaaaaaattatataattacttGTCCATAACAATAAccaatacaaaattaaatatgaattcttaATAGGCTATAGGCCTACATGCATATATTCATGTATAACATATTCATCTTCACATAATCTAAGCATAGTGTAAATTAAGCACCGTTGTACCCTACCTAATTAAGATTAATGGTTGGTATATTTGGTATTTTTCTCTTTGGATA
This sequence is a window from Onychostoma macrolepis isolate SWU-2019 chromosome 23, ASM1243209v1, whole genome shotgun sequence. Protein-coding genes within it:
- the ognb gene encoding osteoglycin, paralog b, producing MMMDLRILLFFVTVPWILCEPARTNKVVPKHKGILKVVDDEELITESRIFMEAKKPKKKVTLSTDYDSPVDTDDDGPGADNKDDKELPTCLMCVCLTGSVYCEEVSPDMTTVPPLPKETAYLYARFNKIAKITNRDFADIATLRRIDLTGNLISEIEDGAFSKLDQLEELTLAENKLVKLPMLPAKLVSLNVNHNLLKTKGIKANIFKKLTKLSYLYLGENGLEAIPLLPESLRVVHLHNNNITSLTDDTFCKGNNTHYIRYNMQEVRLDGNPITLAQHPNSFICLRALPIGHYK